One stretch of Candidatus Sulfotelmatobacter sp. DNA includes these proteins:
- a CDS encoding GAF domain-containing protein, translating into MSKTPEAVKDATAAFLDWMNGHVPFFAWIMLVLLVVIVVLVARALLVKIRIDEKNRKDAEDAIAGQRAAENVAEIANAENDRLRLILKMIDRSLRRQDDIEHEEGNAVLPDGVRYLTEWIVRGLTFEKPDINKLVVFQPSREDPNVLTVIEQSGMSPESGRAIRWPVRPETDDRDSFAAKAFRNNRIERCDDTQLDPRYVHIDGHAPTQSYRSIVAVPIRHGSRVIGVYTIDSREAARFSAGQPIIEQLDLYGRLFALFMVPTVGDVSIMNSNEARAVPQSGPTGSPPAPKDETHEPPPGEALRTN; encoded by the coding sequence GTGAGCAAGACCCCCGAAGCCGTCAAGGACGCGACCGCGGCGTTCCTCGATTGGATGAACGGGCACGTGCCCTTCTTCGCGTGGATCATGCTCGTGCTGCTCGTCGTGATAGTGGTGCTCGTCGCGCGCGCTCTTCTCGTCAAGATCCGCATCGATGAGAAGAACCGGAAAGATGCCGAAGACGCGATCGCCGGGCAGCGCGCGGCCGAGAACGTTGCGGAGATAGCGAACGCGGAAAACGATCGACTGCGGCTCATCCTGAAGATGATCGACCGTTCCCTCCGGCGACAGGACGACATCGAGCACGAAGAAGGCAATGCCGTTCTGCCAGACGGTGTCCGGTATCTGACCGAGTGGATCGTCAGAGGCCTGACGTTCGAGAAACCGGACATCAACAAGCTCGTGGTCTTCCAACCCAGCCGCGAAGATCCGAACGTCCTCACCGTGATCGAGCAGAGCGGGATGAGCCCGGAGAGCGGGAGAGCCATTCGCTGGCCCGTCCGTCCCGAGACGGACGACCGCGACAGCTTCGCCGCGAAGGCGTTCCGCAATAACCGGATCGAGAGATGCGACGACACGCAGCTAGACCCGCGATACGTGCACATCGACGGGCACGCCCCGACGCAGTCGTACCGGAGCATCGTGGCCGTTCCGATCAGGCACGGTTCGCGGGTCATCGGGGTCTACACGATCGATTCGCGAGAGGCCGCCCGGTTTTCGGCTGGCCAGCCGATCATCGAGCAACTTGACCTGTACGGTCGCCTGTTTGCCTTGTTCATGGTGCCAACCGTTGGCGACGTGAGTATAATGAACTCGAACGAGGCGCGTGCCGTTCCCCAGTCAGGCCCGACTGGCTCTCCCCCCGCGCCAAAGGATGAAACCCATGAGCCGCCTCCTGGCGAAGCTCTTCGGACTAACTAA